From Deinococcus malanensis, the proteins below share one genomic window:
- the pdxT gene encoding pyridoxal 5'-phosphate synthase glutaminase subunit PdxT translates to MAGKPLKIGVLAVQGAFREHRQRLEGLGAQVREVRLPADLEGLDALVMPGGESTSMARLLGDFGLWGPLREFHAGGRALWGTCAGAILLAREVEGAPPQFGGHQDSLGLLDVNVRRNAFGRQVDSFCVPLAVDGLEAPFEALFIRAPVLTDLGPDVQPLAEHAGQVVMVRQGRVLASAFHPELTLDARIHALFLDLVRETLQQPASTT, encoded by the coding sequence GTGGCTGGTAAACCCCTTAAAATAGGCGTCCTGGCCGTCCAGGGCGCCTTTCGCGAGCACCGGCAGCGCCTAGAAGGTCTGGGTGCCCAGGTCCGAGAGGTCCGGCTACCGGCGGATCTTGAAGGCCTTGACGCTCTGGTCATGCCGGGCGGTGAAAGCACCAGCATGGCGCGGCTGCTCGGCGACTTCGGACTGTGGGGCCCCTTGCGTGAATTTCATGCCGGGGGCAGAGCCCTCTGGGGCACCTGTGCCGGGGCCATTCTGCTGGCGCGGGAGGTCGAGGGCGCGCCACCCCAGTTCGGTGGCCATCAGGACAGTCTGGGCCTGCTGGATGTCAACGTGCGCCGCAACGCTTTCGGGCGCCAGGTGGACTCGTTTTGCGTTCCTCTGGCTGTGGACGGGCTGGAGGCCCCGTTCGAGGCCCTGTTTATCCGGGCGCCGGTGCTGACCGACCTGGGCCCTGACGTGCAGCCCCTGGCTGAGCATGCCGGACAGGTGGTGATGGTCCGTCAGGGTCGCGTGTTGGCAAGTGCCTTTCACCCGGAATTGACCCTCGATGCGCGAATTCATGCCCTGTTCCTGGAC